The genomic region attgtaagaaaaatatttttctgaCACTAACATctcaaattaaattgcagaatttaGTAATTAGTTAGTTGCGGAATTAATGATATCATTTGAACATTTAAGTTTTGAAATATAGACTAATTAAGTATAACTTAACAAGAAATGGTGTTAAtatgaataataatatttttgagATAATTTATTAAATTTCAGTTATGTTGTTGCGTCAACacttaattatttatttgtattttcttCAGAAATAAACTTAATATTATAACATAACaaaaacttttataaaatataactaaaacaaCCAGCCTACCAATCatgaatttttcttcttttcattttcCATCTCAATAATGTATAAGAAAGAGTAGGTACTAATAATTGGTTCTCTTTAGTTTTCTTATGTAGTAAGGATAAGGACGGGGACTCTTGACTATGTGAAATTCCGAAAGAGCCCTCTGATCTCTTCCATTCGTAATTCCTTACGTTACGTACGTACTTTAATTTGTAAGCATATTATATTAGTAAGTATGCATCAAATGTCAATTTTCCCATGATAGATCCCTTTGTTTACGTTAAGTCAGTTAGTTAGTTCACAAATGGACATTCAATATGGCATGATGTTTACATTTTTGTTTGTCGTACTCCGTTATATCTatctattgtatttttttttttaattttgtttttaaatgcATATTTTGGTATTTAAACAAAgttaagaaaaaaatttagatttataatttttttatttgtcactTTAGAATTTTATTGCCTATATATCTATctgaaaaaatctaaaaaaaaaatagagaaagtacAAATAACAAAAAACATACGGATAACGATGGCTGGAACTTTTGACCATGAGATTTTGTAGTCCTCTCTTATAAAAATGACTTTCCGAGAAGTGAGAACTTCTTCAACGTGTGAAATTGACATACTATAAGTTATCATCGGCTAACTTTTTTAGCTATTAATCAAAANNNNNNNNNNNNNNNNNNNNNNNNNNNNNNNNNNNNNNNNNNNNNNNNNNNNNNNNNNNNNNNNNNNNNNNNNNNNNNNNNNNNNNNNNNNNNNNNNNNNNNNNNNNNNNNNNNNNNNNNNNNNNNNNNNNNNNNNNNNNNNNNNNNNNNNNNNNNNNNNNNNNNNNNNNNNNNNNNNNNNNNNNNNNNNNNNNNNNNNNNNNNNNNNNNNNNNNNNNNNNNNNNNNNNNNNNNNNNNNNNNNNNNNNNNNNNNNNNNNNNNNNNNNNNNNNNNNNNNNNNNNNNNNNNNNNNNNNNNNNNNNNNNNNNNNNNNNNNNNNNNNNNNNNNNNNNNNNNNNNNNNNNNNNNNNNNNNNNNNNNNNNNNNNNNNNNNNNNNNNNNNNNNNNNNNNNNNNNNNNNNNNNNNNNNNNNNNNNNNNNNNNNNNNNNNNNNNNNNNNNNNNNNNNNNNNNNNNNNNNNNNNNNNNNNNNNNNNNNNNNNNNNNNNNNNNNNNNNNNNNNNNNNNNNNNNNNNNNNNNNNNNNNNNNNNNNNNNNNNNNNNNNNNNNNNNNNNNNNNNNNNNNNNNNNNNNNNNNNNNNNNNNNNNNNNNNNNNNNNNNNNNNNNNNNNNNNNNNNNNNNNNNNNNNNNNNNNNNNNNNNNNNNNNNNNNNNNNNNNNNNNNNNNNNNNNNNNNNNNNNNNNNNNNNNNNNNNNNNNCAAGAgtgtattatatttttaatatttaaatatacaATATTTGAAGAGTATATTATATTatctgtaacaccctcactattagaagtcacgcttccggctgcgctactctgatagcaagaagtattacgactattTAAGatactaaatactaaaataggagcctgtgactcgacattgtatcgctgatttcttagaAAACCGAAAATAaacactttatcttaagaaaaatacaaacaggcatagattcatatataaGACTCCTTAcgtaataactcataatataatatacatataaaacatacaattcatatccctcttacaaacttataataacaaagacgagggaagaaaataatctaattaatacaacatcttataaaccaaacgcagtacaactcttcttaatgcttcttcacccggttcctgaaaaggtaaagctgtaggaggtgagaacctaaccacacggtctcaccacgcagtttcaaagttgtcataagaagatatttaataagaaaactgttttcaagctcagtgattatcattgccttatgaatcttttaaaaaccagtaGGTAATCAtttaaaaccttttcaaagaaacgtttaatctttcaaaaatccgaaacatttcctttcttataagaaaaatctcaatcagaaaccaaccacgcaatcaaacaacacaatcattaattcagcaccaaagttcattctcaaatgtagcacgccaggacaaacacaggcaagacagacaaggaaagcacaagtaggtagcagttacagcaaatagttcaagtagcagttaagaacagtttagcaattaggcaaaccaaaacaagttcaaacccaaacaaagcatacaaatgcatatgatgcatgcaatAACCGCAAACACAGCAGCTTTAGCTAACCGCCAGAATAAATGCAACCAAACAAGGCAAAGAGGAACATTACGCACTAATAAAATAGAATCGAAATGGAGCATTATGGCAAGATAAAGTACAATAGAATTTGTCTTACCAGAAAAGAAACAAGAGAATGGGGAACGGAGAAACTATAGCTTCGACAACATTTTCTTTCAACAATTAGAACGCCGAACAAGGGCACAGCCGAGCAAAAATGACAAGCCAGTGGCGGCGGAAGCATTAATCTGAATGATTAAGGCAGCAGAGACACCAACAATAATCAAAATAGTGAAACAGAATAGAAGTGGAATAGGGTTCAAGAAAGCAGAATCAGGGTTACCGGTGAATCTGGTCTGGTTCGGCAACAGCGTAGGCAAGGCTTCTCTTTAGTGGTGAGACGCGGCGGAGGCAACCCTGGCGATAGCCAGGCATGGCGGTGGCTGAAGCTTCATCGACGGTGACTTGGCAGTGGCCTGAACGGCGACGGCAAGGGGTGAATGGTGGCGATTGGGCGACACTGGCTCCAACGACGCGCAGGTCtccttcctcctcctctcttTAATCACGTCACTCCCTCTCTTCGTGGCGGTGTCACAGCAGCAGTGATGGGCTTCAGCAGCAGCGAATCGCTGGCGACGGAGGTCCAGCAGTGGCGAACGGCTTCTGCTTGACGGCGGATCTGAAGATGATAGTACGCGGTGGTTGCAGCGGCGTTCAAGCTTCAGCGACGGCAACGAGGATGCACGGCAGTGGCTTCTCCCTCCCAGTTCTGACTCGCGCTCGTCTCTCTCTCATGGCTCCCTCCGCAAACGCCCCCTCTCCACGGTCCGACAACAACGCGACGGCAGCGGTGAGGCCCAACGCGCCGGCGTGGTCGTCTTCTCTGCCCTCCTCTGCTCTCCCCGTTTCCcttctccctttctttctttcttctttttcctgaTTTTCTGAAGCTGAAGAAAGGGTATGGCGGTGCTGAGATAAGGAGGAAGGGGAAAATGtaataaaattagggttaagAGAGTGAGTTTGGGAATTTTAGCTAATTTAGGATTTTGGTAAAAATTAGGTATAGGGATagtttggtaattttaataaaattggagcATAAAGTATTAGTATTTGAAAAACTTatttaatctctaaaattaccttaaaatattatttgtggtataaaagtactaattgattctcaataaattactctaattgaaaatccatggtaatataattaatttctctttatctttaacttaaagtattaaatgatataaattaaattatctaaaatcaaatcatataaaattcttattatttcataactaccaactttataatttaaatatggaaaataattcaataattatgaaattaggtaaaattctatttaattatcaaaacctgatttaattttttatttaattaactttaataaaataatttctgagaataaaatttctaatgaataaatgaattgaaattaattcataacaagatttatttgaaaattctgggtcttacaaagaTCCTCATTCTTTCCTTCTagtaaaaaatactataaaatatAACAATTAAATATTACACCAAAATTTAATCAATATCTTAAAAAATATATGGGTTAGTTACCATCATCTTTCCATTAGGTTTCGCTTGGTTGGTGTTCTTTGAACACAAagacataaatataaatacacaaATAGACATAGACACAAATATACACAAAATTGTATAACATGTTTAGTGGTGATATATAAGACATAGTCATCTCATTTAAATGTCTATTTTACTCTAAATATAACCATCACCACCACCGTCATTATCACTGACTTCTTTAACCACAACTAACTTTTCAACCTTTAATCCAAATGAATATCACCAATAAAATTTAATCATCAGtttaacaattattttttaataacaaaaacTNNNNNNNNNNNNNNNNNNNNNNNNNNNNNNNNNNNNNNNNNNNNNNNNNNNNNNNNNNNNNNNNNNNNNNNNNNNNNNNNNNNNNNNNNNNNNNNNNNNNNNNNNNNNNNNNNNNNNNNNNNNNNNNNNNNNNNNNNNNNNNNNNNNNNNNNNNNNNNNNNNNNNNNNNNNNNNNNNNNNNNNNNNNNNNNNNNNNNNNNNNNNNNNNNNNNNNNNNNNNNNNNNNNNNNNNNNNNNNNNNNNNNNNNNNNNNNNNNNNNNNNNNNNNNNNNNNNNNNNNNNNNNNNNNNNNNNNNNNNNNNNNNNNNNNNNNNNNNNNNNNNNNNNNNNNNNNNNNNNNNNNNNNNNNNNNNNNNNNNNNNNNNNNNNNNNNNNNNNNNNNNNNNNNNNNNNNNNNNNNNNNNNNNNNNNNNNNNNNNNNNNNNNNNNNNNNNNNNNNNNNNNNNNNNNNNNNNNNNNNNNNNNNNNNNNNNNNNNNNNNNNNNNNNNNNNNNNNNNNNNNNATtatattttaataacaaaaactgatacaaaaaaaaaaaaacagatctgaaaaatagtaaaaacaaaGAAGAATGTGAGACTTGAGAGGGATGTGAAAAAGGCCAGGTTAAAAAAACAGCAGAAGCAAAAAAGAAGGTGATagggaaggaaaaaaaaagttgGCCTAGCTAGATCTGGAAAAAAAATGTCTGAAAGAGGAGAGGGACGAGAAAGAAGAAGAGCAGAGGCAACATCGCATCGGTGGCACCGGCAGCAGTGGCTCAGAGAGAAAAATCGCAGAAGTAAGGGTAGAACAATCAACCGAGAAGGGGAAGATGAAGAGACAAGGGCGTAGTGATGACAAAGGCAGTGGCGATGGCGGTGACGGTCGCAAATGAAGCAGTGACGGAGAGAGGCAGTGTTAGAAGAAGATGGatgaaggaggatggaagatGGAGAAGGGAGATCTGGGAAGAGGAAGAGGGCAAAAATGTAAACAAAAATCTATGTCTATATATAAGATTAGTGTCTTAGCTGAGAAGAGGGACACCAAATACATGTATTTCATGTATGCTTGTGTACCACCGTGCTATTAAAATTTGTATCTCATCAAACAAACAGTGAACGTATGTCACCGTGTCCATGTTTCTAATAGACATGGACACTAAACAAACGCTGCCTTAGATATCAATTTCCAAATGATACATGGTTTTACCCATAAAAGTGCAATAAAATTATCAGCTCCGTTAGGTagacaacaaaaaatttaaataacgtGAATAATGGGTTGATTTCTTGGCCctactgaaaaagaaaaaattatttcaaTTAGGTAACAAAAAATCCTTTTACTTTacctttttaaatttttaatcattCGTCACTGCTGCCTCTCCTAAAAACCTTATCATCGTCATTGTTGCCCAATCAGTCCCCCACTGGATTTGCAATAAGAACAACTATCCTTTTTGTATGTAAAATGAACATCCATTTCTTttgtatataaaataaaatataataataaatttacaaCTGTTAGATAGATGTAAGCAATTTATAGCATTCTTGAATTCTATAGAATTTTGTAAAAAACATCATATGAGTTATAAATTCTCAAATCTTCTAATAACTTAGTAATATGTGGAGTCTTTTAGTTTTTTGTACTTCAATCCAATTTGCCAATTTGCGTatctcataatcattcatcatgaTTTTAATATGGATATAAATACAGGTTAATTTATTTTATCCAACTGTTAGAatatattaggatcaattagcattcattataattatttagcatatctgaatatttattataggatattatatCTTTATTATTTCAATTCTCTTAGCATCTATAAATACTTTTCTATATTTATCATTCCATACAGCTTGAATACACACAAATTCTTTCTCtattgctctctctctctcttacctttctaacatggtatcaaaacCATGGTATCCTCATTGAAGAGCATAGATTAATTTTCTTCTGGTGAAATCACCGTATTTTTTCACACTTTTTCtttatgccattttttttatcttctgtTACTTCTTTGATGTTTTTTCACCTTACCGATTAGCCTATCCTCTTTGTCTTGTGTGTCTTTTCGAGTCTAATTATCAAACACCACTGTCATCCGCTGCTTACCTATTCCCATGgagatattatatatttttttgtcacCTTATGGCAGTTCGTTATCCTCTGACATTTTACCATCTCTTCGTAGTTTACCTTCCGGCAGTTTGCTATCCTTTCAGCAGTTTCTTCTGTGTTTCCTTGCGACAGTTTCGCCTGCGCTTCCTTGTGGCAGTTTTGTCTGTGCTTCCTTTGGCAATTTTGTTTGCGTTTTCTTGTGGTAGTTCTGTCTACATTTCCTTGTGGTAGTTCCTTGTGGCAGTTCTGTCTGCGCTTACTTGTGGCAGTTCTGTTTACGCTTTCTTTCGACAGTTCCGTCTGTGCTTTCTTCTGTCAATTTCGTCTACATCTGTTCTAtcagtttatgcatttttttcttGTTTCATTGTTTTagataagtttcaaactcaagttgttacttgagtttgagggggggggggatgttagaatatattaggatcaattagcattcgttagaattatttagcatatctgaataaatacccttttatattgtattatttcaCAACCTGAATAGAAACAAATCCTTTTTATATTGCTTTCTCTTACCCTTTCTAACAGTAACAAGAACAATCATTCCTTTTgtatgtaaaataaaatataataataaatttataacaaGAACAACCATCCATTTTGTATGTAAAATGAACATCCATCCCttttatatgaaaaataaaatataacgaTGGATTTGCAACAAGAACAACCATTGCTTTTGTATGTAAAATGAACATCCGCATGCAAATAAAACCTCCAATAAATATCTTGTTGGAAATTTGCACCTCCACAATATTGCCATCTGAGTGAGTATAATGATCATTGATGTAAGAAGATGGGGCTGTAGAACCTTCTTTACCGATTGAGGAATCCATTAATGGAACAAAAATAAACATATACAAATCCAAACACGTTAATAAGGGTGTCTGGTGAAACAATGATGGCGATGGGCGGGGTTGCACTTCACAGTTGCGTCTGCACGAGCTGTGGAGGGACAACGGTGCACGGTCATGCTGTGGCGATATCGGCGTGGGAGTGCGGTGGCAACGACATGGGCTACGGGGGGATAGCGGTGCAGAGTGAGGCTGCGGTTATAGAGTTCCCCGACGGTTCCAAGACTTTTGAATTGGTTGCGAAGTTCAGTTGCTACGGTGTCAAAATTGACTTGTCCCTTTCCAACGTAGCTTCTCTTCGCTGCGCCAGAGAGTTTCTAGAGATGACGGAGGAGTACTCCGAAGACAACCTCATCTCCAAGATAAAAAGGTTCCTCTCTAGTTCTGTTCTCAACAGCATCAAGGACTCCATTACAACATTAAAATCTTGCAAGCGTTTAATGTCTATGGCAGAAGAATTAGACATCGCGAGCAGGTGTATTGATTAAGAATGTGTTTAAttgttaatattaattttttaaattttaaaatttaaaattaaataattaattaagaatctcatttttattttttaatttactttCCTTTTTAAATTCATTGTTCACATCGTTTATAATCATCATTATTCCCCTATACTTTCTCATATACCAATATCAATATCAGTATATATAAAAAGGTTAATATCACACTAATGTGCGCCATCGCAGTTGCATCCAAACTCATGGGCGTTTGTTAGGGCTTTTCAAATTCTGATTGGGTTTTTAGATGTTGAGCCTTCATTGGAAGTTTTCTTTGCACTATTTCAGTATAAGGGGGTTAGGCGGGGTTGTCGGTTGAATCTTGCGAATGTTCCAGGTTGTGCTATTTTTAGTTTATATAGGTCCTCCTATAAGGGGTTTAAGTCCATGTTTTTGAAGATAGGTGTTGCCGAGGGTGAATATCCTTGGTTTGTTGATGAATGTTTGTTGGAAAGGTTCCCTTTGTATTGGGTTTCGAGGTCTAGGCAGATACTTGGGATGGATGGGATGGAGTATAGGAATGAAATGATCGTGGAGTTTTTAGTTAATCATATTTCATCGTCGGGtttgctgtctgttgttgagcTCCTTGAGTTGGAAGTTGATAGGGATGCCCTTGATGGATATATAGGTAACTGCTTTGTTTGGTTATTTTGTATGTTGTTGTTTGTAGGTATTTATTTCTATGTGTGTATTTGTAGTTGAGAAGGCTCCTAAGGTGACCTCATCCAACTTACGGGCTTTTTTCCGAACCAAGAACGTAGAGAAGCAGGGTTCGACTAGTCAGGTTATGGTGGAGAAAGGTGCTGAGGTTAATCAGCCATCTCTGAAGAAGGTtaattttaagagaaaaagagGTGAGgtgaagaaaaataagaacatgGTTGAGGAGGAAACAGGAGGAGAGGTTAACCTGGATCAGGTTAAAAAGTTTATTGAGAACCAGAAAGTATTGCATAGTTATAGAGGGGATGATGATTTGACGTCTTTGTGGAGCGAGCATTTCCCTTTTACTATGATGGCTGATGAGCATATTCAGAGCCCTTCTGATGTTAAGCTCATTCATGAAGTGGGCGACGTTGGGGGTGGCCCAGTATTTGCAGGTATGTTATGTAGTGATTCGTTTGATTTGTTTGTGTGTCGTTTTTGACGTGTTTTCTGTGTTTAGGTTATTGGTGCCCGCTTGATGTGTGTTGGTCGGACTGAGGAGTTGAAACGTTCTAGGGTTGTTTTTGACAAAGCTGCAATGGACCAGCTTATTCGGGAGAATGTGGAAAAAAGTGGTAAGCTTCGTGATGCTTTGGATTTGGTGAATCAGTTAGGGGAGAAGCTCAGTGCTGCTGAGACGTCCTTGAAGAAGTCCCTTGAGGAGAAAGCTTCTCTTGAAGCTAGGTTAATTGTGCTTGGAGTTGAAAAGAAACAGGCTGAGGACGATAAGGAAAATCATGGTTTGGAAATGTTTGTGGCCGGGTTTGAAAGAGCTGTTGAGCAGGCGAAGTTTCTGGTGCCTGATGCTGATTTGTCGAGGATGGATCCTTGTAAGGTTATTGTCGGAGGCGAGCtggttgaagatgatgatgatgctaaGGGTGAGGGCGAGAATCCTGGTGCTTAGCTTTGTAATATACTAGTATTTTGTTTGTTGGTGTTTTCTGGATGATTTGTGTTTTATTGTGCTTATGCAGTGCATATGTGGCTACTTTTGAACAATTAATTATAGTGTTTCCTCGTGCTAGGATTTGTCCCACTACAAAAAATCTGGTTAAAACAGCGGTTTTTTTGGGTATTgatggcggtttgaaccgccattattaccagaAACGACGATTTTAGAAAGCGACGTAATTCTGggtgccattctggttattacggcggttttcagaaaaccgccACAATTTTCTGGGTTAAAACAGTggtttttggataggttaaaatggcggtttaaaCTGCCATTATTTCCAAATAAAACAGCGGttttttggataggttaaaatggcggttttccAGGGTAAAATGGCacttttggttggttaaaacggcgtTTATGAACTGCCATTTTTACCCTAGCAGAGTggcatttttggttggttaaaatggcatttaaaACCGTCATTTTTACCtggttaaaacggcatttttGGTTGGTTATAATGACATTttaaaccgccgtttttaccgtTTTAAAATGACGTTTTATGTTATTTAAAATGGCAGCTacaaaccgccatttttaccagataaaagtgacattttttattatttaaaaaggtAGTTTTAACCGTCATTTTTACCgtgttaaacaaataattttttgtttaaaatttcacaataacaagaaatcataacctataaataaaatattacataatttataaataaagtattaaacagatTAATAAGTTTAACAAGAAATCATAACCCATAAGATTGAATGTCTCAGTCATTACAAGAAATCATAAATGCATTGACTACTGCAGAACATAAAACTAAACTTTGGAATGTTGCATTAAAAAACCGGAAGAATAATGAAATAACTGAGCTTCCAAAATAGGGGACTTTCTATAAGGGCCAGTTATGTCCTCCACCTCTGGTCAAAGATAATGCACAGGCTAGAAATGATGCATTCTACTCAACAAAATAATTACAAAGAACAAAGCATATTATGATCGCCTTATAAGAACCTATCGTCTAAAAGAATGAGAGGAATAGAGTGCAATTGACTCAGCTTCCTCTTTCTAGCTTCTTTCTCCAAATGGGTACTCTAAAAtgaattttatatttgatttcttctttttctctttgttttttttttcattttcctgTTGGATGGTTGTTAGCTGCGTGCGTCCAATATGAGATAACCTTGACGATGATGTAATTAGTGGTGCTTCTTCATCGATGTCCCTTTCAGATGTTGGAACATTGCCTCCACTGCTTCCCGCATTGTCACTAATATTGTCTGGTGTATAAATATCAGATGATTTTTTCTCAAATTTCCAATCCTGTACGACATAAATGGCCAATGCACCTCTTAATGAGATCTGACGAAACTATACAAGGATATAACATAACCCTATACATTTAACATGATAAAGTGCCTTAACAGTAACTAATTTTATTGCCCGACACAGAATTAATGCTAATAGATGTCATTCATTAGCATATAAAGATCAGCAACCTACTGATGATGCTAAGataatttaaaaactaatttaacatAAGAAAGCTCAAGTCATTAGCAATGTTAATTTCAATGCAATTTGTACCACTTTAAGgctcaaaatttctttttcactCAGCAACCACTTGGTTTCTTCCACCAATCCAACCTGAAAAGTGAAAACAATATAGGAAATGAATTATTTTAACAACTAGTTCTTAAAACTCGATGCTCCCAAGTGttagaatgaaaaataattttcaagcCATTCACCTCTTTTTGAAGCAAGGAACTCTTCTCACTCTCTAACTGTGCAATTCTCATTTCTAAACCAACCTGCAGGTGATCCAGTTAGGCATGCCAGGCCAGCAATCAGCAGCCCAACACATATAAGAACAATATTCCAAATATTAGTCAAAATTGTTCACTCAAATTGATTCACCTGTTTTCGTGTGTGCAATTCATTGTCACATTTTAATTTATTGATAGTCTCTTCCAAGGCTACCTGAGTGGCCTTTTCCACCAATTCAGCCTGGATGTGATACAAAATtaaatatgaaaaattttatCTTTACAGACTCAACGCTCCAAACTCTTAAAAGAACACAATACTAAGTCTTTCACCTCTTTTTCAAGTAAGGAACTATTCTCACTCTGTAATTGTGAAATTCTCATTTCCAAACTAGCCTGCAGGGGATCAGGTTAATCATGCCAGTCAATAGCCAAACACAtatataagaataataataatattcaaaTAAGAGAAGAGAGCTATCCATACAGTCATTAAACCgtaaattcaaattcaatgatCTGGTTTTGCTTCTCCCattcattttcactttgtaatTTATTGATGGTCTCTTCCAAGGTAACCTGTGCAGAAAGGGAAGCAAATAAATGATATAAAACAAGCAATTTAtttacataagtgataaatgaaaGTTAAAATacacaataacaaaaaaaaaagaaccagCATTCTTTGCTTCTTCCTACTAGCTAGGGCATGAACTATATCTAAAAGtacgaagaggaaggaaaaaatcaaagaagaagatTAAGTAGATTACCTATTAGAAGTGACAGAGATGGCGAAACCAAATTGTAGAAGCTTGCTGAAGGGAGCAACAACGGCATTGCTTGCCGAGGCGAGGAGATGAGCCAGATTGAAAATCAAATCATAGAACACAAATAAGTTAgcgctgtaacaccctaccacacaaagctttacgcttaagtcgtaaaacagaggtgatgtggtattacgacctctaaaataaaatgtatatatataatagcagaagaattataatatgctaggagccttgaagaatagaggaaatagaaatcgtgaaataaaagcgcaacgctcgaaaaacgagttaacttgcatgcTAAGAAAGCTACCGCTGTCAAGT from Arachis ipaensis cultivar K30076 chromosome B02, Araip1.1, whole genome shotgun sequence harbors:
- the LOC107625919 gene encoding uncharacterized protein LOC107625919 isoform X2 → MTASLEMRISQLQSENSSLLEKEVGLEMRIAQLESEKSSLLQKEVGLVEETKWLLSEKEILSLKVDWKFEKKSSDIYTPDNISDNAGSSGGNVPTSERDIDEEAPLITSSSRLSHIGRTQLTTIQQENEKKNKEKKKKSNIKFILEYPFGERS
- the LOC107625919 gene encoding uncharacterized protein LOC107625919 isoform X1, producing the protein MTASLEMRISQLQSENSSLLEKEAELVEKATQVALEETINKLKCDNELHTRKQVGLEMRIAQLESEKSSLLQKEVGLVEETKWLLSEKEILSLKVDWKFEKKSSDIYTPDNISDNAGSSGGNVPTSERDIDEEAPLITSSSRLSHIGRTQLTTIQQENEKKNKEKKKKSNIKFILEYPFGERS